Proteins co-encoded in one Thamnophis elegans isolate rThaEle1 chromosome 1, rThaEle1.pri, whole genome shotgun sequence genomic window:
- the LOC116506727 gene encoding vomeronasal type-2 receptor 26-like produces the protein MTVAEEEEVLRPPLPPTPPRNCRMIVTVRREDGLQGWRRSGRRESDKNDRAEVMLLLMLMLFWLLAPNTAKRLQTICVLKNYISLEERHYRSGDLIIGGNFPFGNIFDSPVQDFNTLNHPLQDTVITSYYQQFLALMFAVSEANKDFLLLSNITLGFHIYRHFQREMDISFKSLSMLSSQAKMVPGYKCDRQDTLLSIIGGLNAKFSRLMASIFSIFMVPQWNWIGLLAPEDDNGERFISTLTPMLQEKEICLAFTLMQKLDSFGNTMKKLILNFHPLKPQGDVFLPQWWELTFDCKIHKSGKIPPKGKKQCTGKENVQNLPNYTIEKRMTGESYNIYNAVYALAHALHAVHGSRARPTMMRLGKRTSTVQSWQAIPIARCGRKRCHAGERRRVPEGKQVCCYHCDPCPEGTISNETDAAQCEPCPEDQYSNKDKDQCIAKKIHFLAYQDTLGYILVFLTLFFSVITSAILVIFYKHHDTPIVKANNRDLTYILLVSLLLCFLCSFLFIGQPGKITCFLQQSAFAILFSLAVSSVLGKTVMVVLAFMATKPGNKTRKLLGKPLTNSIVLACPLVQALLCATWLVTSPPFPNFDFHSLFVETILECKQGSALMFYIVLAYLGLLALVSFTVAFLARKLPDSFNEAKFITFSMLVFCSVWISFLPTYLSTKGKSMVAVEIFSILASAAALLACIFFPKCYIIVLRPDLNCRENIVRNKNF, from the exons ATGACGGTGGCTGAAGAAGAAGAGGTCTTGCGGCCGCCGCTGCCACCGACGCCGCCAAGGAATTGCAGGATGATAGTGACTGTGCGCCGGGAGGACGGCCTGCAGGGCTGGAGGCGGAGTGGCAG GAGGGAAAGTGATAAGAACGACAGGGCAGAAGTCATGCTGCTTCTGATGCTGATGCTCTTCTGGCTCCTGGCTCCAAATACAGCAAAGAGGCTGCAAACCATTTGTGTGCTTAAGAATTATATCTCATTAGAGGAACGCCACTATAGGTctggtgatctcattattggtgggaattttCCCTTTGGAAATATTTTCGATTCTCCTGTCCAAGACTTTAATACATTGAATCATCCTCTACAAGATAC AGTCATCACCAGTTACTACCAGCAGTTCCTTGCCTTGATGTTTGCTGTCTCCGAGGCCAATAAGGATTTTCTTCTGCTCTCCAACATCACCCTGGGCTTCCACATCTACCGCCATTTCCAGAGGGAGATGGATATTTCCTTTAAAAGTCTCTCCATGCTCTCCTCACAAGCCAAAAtggttccaggttacaaatgtgacCGGCAGGACACTCTGCTGTCCATCATTGGGGGTCTCAATGCCAAATTCTCAAGGCTGATGGCgtccatcttcagcatctttaTGGTCCCACAG tggaactggatTGGGCTTCTGGCCCCTGAGGATGACAATGGAGAACGTTTCATTTCAACTCTGACGCCGATGCtccaggagaaggagatctgcctggccttcactctAATGCAGAAATTGGATAGTTTTGGAAATACTATGAAAAAGTTAATTCTCAATTTCC ACCCCTTGAAGCCCCAAGGAGATGTCTTTCTCCCTCAATGGTGGGAATTGACCTTTGACTGCAAGATCCATAAATCAGGAAAGATCcctccaaaggggaaaaaacaatgtaCAGGAAAAGAGAATGTGCAGAATCTGCCCAATTACACTATTGAAAAGAGAATGACAGGagaaagttacaatatctacaatgctgtttatgctCTGGCACACGCTTTACATGCAGTGCATGGATCCAGAGCCCGTCCGACCATgatgaggcttggaaagaggaCCTCAACtgtccagtcatggcag GCAATCCCCATTGCCAGATGTGGAAGGAAGAGATGCcatgcaggagagaggagaagagttccagaaGGCAAGCAGGTTTGCTGCTACCACTGTGacccttgtccagaagggaccatttctaatGAGACAG atGCAGCTCAATGTGAACCCTGTCCAGAAGACCAATATtccaacaaggacaaggaccaatgcattgccaagaagatccacttccttgcctatcaagacaccCTGGGATACATTTTAGtttttctcactctctttttctctgtgatCACTTCGGCAATCCTGGTGATTTTCTATAAACATCATGACACACCCATCGtgaaggccaacaaccgagatctcacctacatcctcctggtttccctcctgctctgcttcctctgctctttcctcttcattggtcaaccagggAAGATCACCTGTTTCTTACAACAATCTGcttttgccattctcttttcccttgcagtttcctctgtgttgggGAAAACTGTTATGGTGGTTCTGGCCtttatggccaccaagccagggaacaagacaaggaaacttttaggaaaaccactgaccaactccattgtcttaGCTTGTCCCCTGGTCCAAGCCcttctttgtgccacctggctggtaacctctcccccatttcctaACTTCGACTTCCACTCCTTGTTTGTAGAGACCATTTTAGAATGTAAGCAAGGCTCAGCTTTAATGTTCTACATTGTCCTTGCCTACCTAGGTCTTTTGGCCCTTGTCAGTTTCACAGTGGCCTTTCTAGCTAGGAAATTGCCCGacagctttaacgaagccaagtttattactttcagcatgctggtcttctgcagtgtttggatctcattcctccccacctacctgagcaccaaagggaagtccatggtggctgtggagatcttctctattTTGGCCTCTGCGGCTGCTCTCTTGGcttgtatctttttccccaaatgctacattattgtaTTGAGGCCCGATCTgaattgtagagaaaatataGTAAGAAACAAGAATTTCTAA